The following proteins come from a genomic window of Streptomyces sp. NBC_01716:
- a CDS encoding lipid II flippase MurJ: protein MSDLTDATQPRTEPAGAGAPAESAPTAQQPAVPSRRPPPPSISLSKRTDADNGADAADPGGGGAHLSGRFLARAALVTAVLTAAGALLGLVRDQTIAHLYGAGPDTDAFLVAWTVPEVASTLLIEDAMALILVPAFSLALTRRAARQPLLPGPPPDLAPDLDLDPDRDRDPVHALLRTTLPVLLLALSAGAVLLILAAPWVVAVLAPGLPDTRLAVDCTRLTATCAFSFGVAGYCSAVLRAHGSFVPPAMIYVAYNVGIIATMLVLSDRLGVRAAAVGVALGGVLMVLVQAPVVWRRLRERRAAGPAHEPAPEPPGEQPGTGRPLVVIGLLAPVIVFALTRQSQVLIERFLAAPLPAGAISHLNYAQKVAQMPMVLSLMLCTVTFPVVARAMAAGDTDRARRRVERDLALAGVIVLVGAATVVACAPQIIEILFQRGAFDRADTAATATVMRVYALGLLGHTLVGALVRCYFSAARPLWFPALAMLAGLALTTAGGALLVGTWGVLGIAAGNALGITATAALLLHGVARHSVPVRVRHMTGGLVKLSAAAAAATGSGWLCGALVPAPVPAAALAGLVVAAVFLVIARALQVPEIDSLVRSATRKLIDVR, encoded by the coding sequence GTGAGCGATCTGACCGACGCGACGCAGCCCCGGACGGAGCCCGCCGGGGCGGGCGCGCCCGCCGAATCCGCTCCGACCGCCCAGCAGCCCGCCGTTCCCAGCCGCAGGCCGCCGCCCCCCTCGATCTCACTGTCCAAGCGGACCGACGCGGACAACGGCGCGGACGCCGCCGATCCGGGCGGCGGGGGTGCCCATCTCTCCGGCCGTTTCCTCGCCCGCGCGGCGCTGGTGACCGCCGTCCTCACCGCCGCCGGAGCCCTGCTCGGTCTCGTACGCGACCAGACCATCGCCCACCTCTACGGGGCGGGCCCCGACACCGACGCGTTCCTCGTCGCCTGGACCGTCCCGGAAGTCGCGTCGACGCTGCTCATCGAGGACGCGATGGCGCTCATCCTGGTGCCCGCCTTCAGCCTCGCGCTCACGCGCAGGGCCGCGCGTCAGCCGCTCCTGCCGGGCCCACCGCCCGACCTCGCTCCCGACCTCGACCTCGATCCCGACCGCGATCGTGACCCCGTGCACGCCCTGCTGCGCACGACCCTGCCGGTCCTGCTGCTCGCGCTCAGCGCGGGCGCCGTCCTGCTGATCCTGGCCGCGCCCTGGGTGGTCGCCGTCCTGGCCCCCGGCCTCCCCGACACCCGACTGGCCGTCGACTGCACCCGGTTGACGGCCACCTGCGCGTTCAGCTTCGGCGTCGCCGGGTACTGCAGCGCCGTCCTGCGGGCGCACGGCAGCTTCGTACCGCCCGCGATGATCTACGTCGCGTACAACGTCGGCATCATCGCCACGATGCTGGTCCTCAGCGACCGGCTCGGGGTGCGCGCCGCGGCCGTCGGAGTCGCCCTCGGGGGCGTCCTGATGGTCCTCGTCCAGGCGCCGGTCGTCTGGCGCCGGCTGCGCGAACGCCGCGCCGCCGGGCCCGCGCACGAGCCGGCCCCCGAGCCGCCCGGCGAACAGCCCGGCACCGGCCGGCCGCTCGTCGTCATCGGACTGCTCGCCCCCGTCATCGTCTTCGCCCTCACGCGCCAGTCCCAGGTCCTCATCGAACGCTTCCTGGCCGCGCCCCTGCCCGCCGGCGCCATCTCGCATCTCAACTACGCGCAGAAGGTCGCGCAGATGCCGATGGTGCTGTCCCTGATGCTCTGTACGGTCACCTTCCCCGTCGTCGCGCGCGCCATGGCGGCCGGGGATACCGACCGGGCCAGGCGGCGCGTCGAACGCGACCTCGCGCTCGCCGGTGTCATCGTGCTCGTGGGCGCCGCGACCGTCGTCGCGTGCGCACCGCAGATCATCGAAATCCTCTTCCAGCGCGGTGCTTTCGACCGGGCGGACACGGCGGCCACCGCCACCGTGATGCGTGTCTACGCACTGGGGCTGCTCGGCCACACCCTCGTCGGGGCCCTCGTCCGCTGTTACTTCTCCGCCGCGCGCCCCCTGTGGTTCCCGGCGCTCGCCATGCTCGCCGGCCTCGCCCTCACCACCGCGGGCGGCGCCCTGCTGGTCGGCACCTGGGGCGTCCTCGGGATCGCGGCGGGCAACGCGCTGGGCATCACCGCCACCGCCGCCCTCCTGCTCCATGGTGTCGCCCGGCACAGCGTTCCGGTGCGGGTCCGCCACATGACCGGAGGGCTCGTCAAACTCAGCGCCGCCGCCGCTGCCGCCACCGGCTCCGGATGGCTCTGCGGCGCCCTCGTCCCCGCCCCCGTACCGGCGGCGGCCCTCGCCGGTCTGGTGGTCGCCGCGGTGTTCCTCGTGATCGCACGCGCCCTCCAGGTGCCCGAGATCGACTCCCTCGTCCGCTCCGCCACACGAAAGCTCATCGATGTCCGCTGA
- a CDS encoding glycoside hydrolase family 26 protein → MSYRFRRLISTWLGVIMTGLLCSGSALPMASHAAGPDARGIPAPPEVKSPAMGAYLDFGPEGVRRIAAMQKWLGGTELRVGHSYLPGDVWSNIEGSPSFLKDWADWKKARADRMFVLNVPMLERTEGRVGDTDVRKELRRGALGEYDRHFRILAERLVSLGVPDTVVVLGWEMNGTTYTHRCAPDPRAWKAYWKRIVGAMRAVPGQEFRFDFAPNRGRDAIPWTDCYPGDDVVDIVGMDSYDQPPGRTFEEQVNEPYGLHHHVNFAARHGKVISYPEWGLFRNGDNPEYMRGMLKWIKDHRPLYNTVTDYCPHGVYQCRENPRSSKVFRSMLYGQKPGAEASVPPVTPAEPGPDPSAPAKPETPANCRTLTLSSWIETVLGKKICLRFSGWERWLT, encoded by the coding sequence ATGTCCTATCGATTTCGACGGCTGATCAGCACCTGGCTTGGTGTCATCATGACCGGCCTCCTTTGCTCGGGTTCCGCGCTGCCGATGGCGAGTCACGCCGCCGGCCCCGACGCCCGCGGCATTCCCGCACCACCGGAAGTGAAATCGCCTGCGATGGGGGCATACCTCGATTTCGGTCCCGAGGGCGTCCGCCGTATCGCCGCAATGCAGAAATGGCTCGGGGGTACGGAACTGCGGGTCGGGCACTCGTATCTCCCCGGTGACGTCTGGTCCAACATCGAGGGCAGCCCGAGCTTCCTGAAGGACTGGGCCGACTGGAAGAAGGCCCGCGCCGACCGCATGTTCGTGCTCAATGTCCCGATGCTCGAACGGACCGAGGGCCGGGTCGGTGACACGGATGTCCGCAAGGAACTGCGCCGGGGCGCCCTGGGCGAGTACGACCGGCACTTCCGGATCCTGGCCGAGCGGCTGGTCTCCCTCGGCGTGCCGGACACGGTCGTCGTGCTCGGCTGGGAGATGAACGGCACCACGTACACCCATCGTTGCGCCCCCGACCCGCGGGCCTGGAAGGCGTACTGGAAGCGGATCGTCGGCGCCATGCGCGCGGTGCCCGGCCAGGAATTCCGTTTCGATTTCGCTCCGAACCGCGGAAGGGACGCCATTCCCTGGACCGATTGCTATCCGGGCGACGACGTCGTGGACATCGTGGGGATGGACTCCTACGACCAGCCGCCGGGGCGGACGTTCGAGGAGCAGGTCAATGAGCCGTACGGGCTCCATCACCATGTGAACTTCGCCGCTCGGCATGGAAAGGTTATCTCCTATCCGGAGTGGGGCCTCTTCCGCAACGGCGACAATCCCGAATACATGCGGGGCATGCTCAAGTGGATCAAGGATCACCGGCCGCTGTACAACACGGTCACGGATTACTGCCCGCACGGCGTATATCAGTGCCGTGAGAATCCGCGGTCCTCGAAGGTGTTCCGTTCGATGCTGTACGGGCAGAAGCCCGGGGCGGAAGCCAGTGTCCCGCCGGTCACGCCCGCCGAGCCCGGGCCGGATCCCAGCGCCCCGGCGAAGCCCGAGACGCCGGCGAACTGCAGGACGCTGACGCTCAGTTCGTGGATCGAGACCGTCCTCGGCAAGAAGATCTGCCTCCGCTTCAGCGGGTGGGAACGCTGGCTGACCTGA
- a CDS encoding polysaccharide deacetylase family protein, with protein MSADTVSAGPLWAAMYHSITDSADDPYQVTVSPDRLDRQLRWLRRRGLTGVSMERLLVARARGRDSGLVGLTFDDGYADFLTNAVPLLHRYEFTATVYVLPGRLGGSNEWDSLGPRKPLLTADGIREAAAAGMEIGSHGLRHTDLTAADDALLTEETRGSREALSALTGAEVTGFCYPYGTVDERAMTAVREAGYRYAVGISPGPLTGLFALPRVHIGQEDTAFRLFLKRALHGRRREPVPYVPYGPASLPAEAATTGEGGGA; from the coding sequence ATGTCCGCTGACACGGTCTCCGCAGGCCCCCTGTGGGCAGCCATGTACCACTCGATCACCGACTCGGCCGACGACCCCTACCAGGTGACCGTCTCGCCCGACCGGCTCGACCGGCAGCTGCGCTGGCTGCGCCGCCGCGGGCTCACCGGCGTGAGTATGGAGCGCCTGCTGGTCGCCCGCGCGCGGGGCCGCGACTCCGGACTCGTCGGGCTGACCTTCGACGACGGTTACGCCGACTTCCTGACGAACGCCGTGCCGCTGCTGCACCGGTACGAGTTCACCGCCACCGTCTACGTGCTCCCCGGCCGGCTCGGCGGCAGCAACGAATGGGACAGCCTCGGTCCGCGCAAGCCCCTCCTCACGGCCGACGGCATCCGCGAGGCGGCGGCGGCCGGCATGGAGATCGGCTCGCACGGGCTGCGCCACACCGATCTCACCGCCGCCGACGACGCGCTGCTGACCGAGGAGACACGCGGCAGCCGCGAGGCGCTGTCCGCGCTCACGGGCGCGGAAGTGACCGGGTTCTGCTATCCGTACGGCACGGTCGACGAACGCGCCATGACCGCCGTACGGGAGGCCGGTTACCGGTACGCGGTCGGTATCAGCCCCGGCCCGCTCACCGGCCTGTTCGCCCTGCCGCGGGTGCACATCGGCCAGGAGGACACCGCCTTCCGGCTCTTCCTGAAGCGCGCCCTGCACGGCCGGCGGCGTGAGCCGGTCCCCTACGTCCCGTACGGCCCCGCCTCGCTGCCCGCCGAGGCCGCGACCACGGGCGAGGGCGGCGGCGCATGA
- a CDS encoding lipopolysaccharide biosynthesis protein: MTKTEKESGKRREGSWPGRVLARTKALFVWWIVPVCVLIGAFAGGAYGTLRTPQYSATSYVLVVPTDKTDPAAALGFAQAYGRVASQVAVTGDAQVWAGVSRKVLKENVTTVTSPDAPMISVTATSSGRQAAVSMADGVARSLVLNGTQMQGSTNVRVVQFARAVKPTSPVSPSVPLAALVGAAAGGLLGGLLVLVRPKRRPGEVHAPVPGPSAAPVPQTESV, encoded by the coding sequence ATGACGAAGACCGAGAAAGAGAGCGGCAAGCGCCGCGAGGGCTCCTGGCCCGGCCGGGTCCTGGCGAGGACCAAAGCCCTGTTCGTCTGGTGGATCGTGCCGGTCTGCGTCCTGATCGGGGCGTTCGCGGGCGGCGCGTACGGCACGCTCCGTACGCCGCAGTACTCCGCCACCAGTTACGTACTCGTCGTACCGACCGACAAGACCGACCCCGCCGCCGCGCTCGGCTTCGCGCAGGCCTACGGGCGGGTCGCCTCGCAGGTCGCCGTCACCGGCGACGCCCAGGTGTGGGCCGGGGTGTCCCGGAAGGTCCTCAAGGAGAACGTCACCACGGTCACCTCGCCCGACGCCCCGATGATCTCGGTGACCGCCACCTCCAGCGGCCGGCAGGCGGCCGTCAGCATGGCCGACGGCGTCGCGCGCTCGCTGGTGCTCAACGGCACGCAGATGCAGGGCAGTACGAACGTCCGGGTGGTCCAGTTCGCCCGTGCGGTCAAGCCCACCAGCCCCGTGTCGCCGTCGGTGCCGCTGGCGGCGCTCGTCGGCGCCGCCGCGGGAGGCCTTCTCGGCGGACTCCTCGTACTGGTGCGCCCGAAGCGGCGGCCCGGCGAGGTGCACGCGCCGGTACCCGGTCCGTCGGCCGCGCCCGTGCCCCAGACGGAGAGTGTGTGA
- a CDS encoding glycosyltransferase, with the protein MKVLHVITGLGIGGAEQQLRLLLRQLPTDSAVVTLTNPGAVARGITADGCPVTNLDIRGNRDLGALPRLTGLIRDGRYDLVHTHLYRACVYGRLAARLAGVRTVVATEHSLGATQIEGRPLTAGARALYLGTERLGSATVAVSTTVAHRLRRWGVRRDRIHVVPNGIDVPRFGYDETARHKARAELGLPADAFVVGGLGRLSPGKRFDTLVRAVAALPGARLLLVGEGPERDRLRALATELGASDRVLMPGACEDPPPNPAADEGPDLPSLLAAMDLFVSTSEDEAFGLAMVEGLAAGLPVLHVTCPALTDLPPDAAPGARQISGTVSDLVTELAEFQRRFTSGDGPRRLPVPPAARHYDISRSAEQLMSVYDHALRGNGGSPARPVRRPATPEE; encoded by the coding sequence ATGAAGGTGCTGCATGTCATCACCGGTCTCGGCATCGGCGGCGCGGAACAGCAACTGCGCCTGCTGCTACGCCAGTTGCCCACCGACAGCGCCGTCGTCACGCTCACCAACCCGGGCGCCGTCGCACGCGGGATCACCGCCGACGGCTGCCCCGTCACCAACCTCGACATAAGAGGCAACCGTGACCTCGGCGCACTGCCCCGCCTGACGGGGCTGATCAGGGACGGCCGGTACGACCTGGTCCACACCCACCTCTACCGCGCCTGCGTGTACGGACGCCTCGCCGCGCGCCTCGCGGGCGTACGGACCGTCGTCGCCACCGAGCACTCCCTGGGCGCCACCCAGATCGAGGGCCGCCCCCTGACGGCCGGCGCCCGCGCCCTCTACCTCGGCACCGAACGCCTCGGCTCGGCGACGGTCGCCGTCTCGACCACCGTCGCGCACCGGCTGCGCCGCTGGGGCGTACGCCGGGACCGTATCCATGTCGTGCCCAACGGCATCGACGTGCCGCGCTTTGGCTACGACGAGACGGCTCGGCACAAGGCCCGTGCCGAACTCGGCCTGCCCGCCGACGCGTTCGTCGTCGGCGGACTCGGCAGGCTCAGTCCGGGCAAGCGCTTCGACACGCTCGTCCGGGCCGTCGCCGCCCTGCCCGGCGCCCGCCTCCTGCTCGTCGGCGAGGGCCCCGAGCGCGACCGACTGCGTGCCCTGGCAACGGAGTTGGGCGCCTCTGACCGGGTCCTGATGCCCGGCGCGTGCGAGGACCCGCCACCGAATCCGGCCGCCGACGAGGGACCTGACCTGCCGTCACTTCTCGCTGCCATGGACCTCTTCGTGTCCACGTCCGAGGACGAGGCCTTCGGGCTCGCGATGGTCGAGGGCCTGGCAGCCGGGCTGCCCGTCCTGCACGTCACCTGCCCCGCCCTGACGGATCTGCCCCCCGACGCGGCACCGGGCGCGCGCCAGATCAGCGGGACGGTCTCCGATCTCGTCACCGAACTGGCCGAATTCCAGAGGCGGTTCACCTCCGGCGACGGCCCCCGCCGGCTGCCGGTACCGCCCGCGGCCCGCCACTACGACATCTCCCGCAGCGCCGAACAGCTGATGTCCGTCTACGACCACGCCCTGCGGGGGAACGGCGGCTCGCCCGCGCGCCCCGTCCGCCGCCCGGCCACCCCCGAGGAGTGA
- a CDS encoding O-antigen ligase family protein, whose protein sequence is MRRAAPVLPVLVVVALVAVPVAGPAGDGAAGSGTVADAASALLVLFCLVRVLRERARPLTRTAALVLGLPVFGVCVAAITSYDPVSSLPGVARYLQIFVLVPGALLLLIRDRRDFRLIAWSMVVLALVQGVVGVVQYLTGTGASYMGEDVRAVGTFGPTDVMGMATVVSYGLVAAVGLALGAGAEPGQGGGRDVPRRQRAAALTCAALLFLPLVLSFSRGAWIATAVTVTLQLALSGLRRAARVALVVAALGVVLVGGLGIGSQMVSERLGSITEVTEAPDRSVTDRYTMWAAAAGMWRTDPVTGVGLKGFPAYRDSHSSVALSSGSDTAGAGKAFERQPLLSPHNMYLLVLSEQGIVGLLALAGSWAALLVLVLRRLPGARRGHTGFDCALVAAGLLIWQLVDFGYADIGGPSTVLTAVVLGLAAWWALNRRANHREDGGAVQESGAA, encoded by the coding sequence CTGCGCCGGGCCGCTCCGGTGCTGCCCGTCCTCGTGGTGGTCGCGCTCGTCGCCGTGCCGGTGGCCGGTCCAGCCGGGGACGGCGCGGCCGGCTCCGGGACGGTGGCCGACGCCGCTTCCGCGCTGCTGGTCCTCTTCTGTCTCGTACGGGTGCTGCGCGAGCGCGCCCGGCCGCTGACCCGAACGGCCGCGCTGGTACTGGGACTTCCCGTGTTCGGCGTGTGCGTCGCCGCGATCACGTCGTACGACCCCGTGTCCAGCCTGCCGGGCGTGGCGCGCTACCTCCAGATCTTCGTGCTGGTCCCCGGCGCGCTGCTGCTGCTGATCAGGGACCGCCGGGACTTCCGGCTCATCGCCTGGTCGATGGTGGTCCTCGCGCTGGTGCAGGGGGTCGTCGGCGTCGTCCAGTACCTGACCGGCACCGGCGCCTCGTACATGGGCGAGGACGTCCGCGCGGTCGGCACGTTCGGACCCACCGACGTCATGGGCATGGCCACGGTCGTGTCGTACGGCCTGGTCGCCGCCGTCGGCCTGGCCCTTGGCGCGGGAGCCGAACCCGGCCAGGGCGGCGGGCGTGACGTGCCGCGCCGGCAGCGGGCCGCCGCGCTCACCTGCGCCGCACTGCTCTTCCTGCCGCTCGTGCTCTCCTTCAGCCGGGGCGCGTGGATCGCGACCGCCGTGACCGTCACGCTGCAGCTCGCGCTCTCCGGGCTGCGCCGCGCGGCCCGGGTCGCCCTCGTGGTGGCTGCGCTCGGTGTCGTACTCGTCGGCGGACTCGGCATCGGCTCGCAGATGGTCTCCGAACGGCTCGGCAGCATCACCGAGGTCACCGAGGCGCCCGACAGGTCGGTCACCGACCGGTACACGATGTGGGCGGCGGCGGCCGGGATGTGGCGCACCGATCCGGTCACCGGCGTCGGGCTGAAGGGCTTCCCCGCCTACCGCGACAGCCACTCCTCGGTCGCGCTCTCGTCGGGCAGCGACACGGCGGGCGCGGGCAAGGCGTTCGAGCGTCAGCCGCTGCTCTCGCCGCACAACATGTATCTGCTGGTCCTGAGCGAGCAGGGGATCGTCGGTCTGCTGGCGCTGGCCGGGAGCTGGGCCGCGCTGCTCGTCCTCGTGCTGCGGCGGCTGCCCGGCGCGCGGCGCGGACACACGGGCTTCGACTGCGCGCTGGTCGCCGCGGGGCTCCTCATCTGGCAGCTGGTGGACTTCGGTTACGCGGACATCGGCGGGCCGTCGACGGTGCTGACGGCCGTCGTGCTCGGCCTGGCCGCGTGGTGGGCGCTCAACCGCCGGGCGAACCACCGCGAGGACGGCGGAGCCGTCCAGGAATCCGGTGCGGCGTGA
- a CDS encoding GNAT family N-acetyltransferase translates to MAPESTTKRGRRAGAAAPARTVGRGTFTALTSEVCRDPDRFGALAAEWTALHRRSGAATPFQSHAWLHSWWLSYGTRGRLRVVLLRRDGALVGAAPLMLVHRPFPVLVQLGGSISDFSDFLLDDDCADSAAPALAKALANAARTAVIDLREVRPGAAVERVYECWDGPRDTLPDSQCLELPAVPMDELLGRLQSSRAQRVRAKIRKIDSAGIEEREVPGDEIPTAVERLLHLHRLQWEGRGVTQEHLSARFAQHLTRSVRAMVECGDARITEFLLGGEVVAADLTLMSPRLAGGYLYGADPMLRERKVDVATMLLRDSARRISADGRSTLSMLRGNEPYKHHWRPETVCNQRLLMARRLAAPSLRMVAAHAAARGRAAVLVNERLPAMKARLGPVFKGASSARRAGRTGS, encoded by the coding sequence ATGGCGCCGGAATCGACCACCAAGCGGGGCCGGCGGGCGGGCGCGGCAGCCCCGGCCAGGACTGTCGGCAGAGGCACCTTCACGGCACTGACCTCCGAGGTCTGCCGGGACCCCGACCGGTTCGGCGCCCTCGCGGCCGAGTGGACCGCGCTCCACCGCCGCTCCGGCGCTGCCACCCCCTTCCAGAGCCACGCGTGGCTGCACTCCTGGTGGCTGTCGTACGGCACCCGCGGCCGGCTCCGCGTCGTCCTCCTGCGCCGGGACGGCGCGCTCGTCGGCGCCGCGCCGCTGATGCTGGTCCACCGGCCGTTCCCCGTACTGGTCCAGCTCGGCGGCTCCATCTCCGACTTCTCCGACTTCCTGCTCGACGACGACTGCGCCGACAGCGCGGCCCCCGCCCTCGCGAAGGCCCTCGCCAACGCCGCGCGCACCGCCGTGATCGACCTCCGGGAGGTACGGCCCGGCGCCGCCGTCGAACGCGTCTACGAGTGCTGGGACGGCCCGCGCGACACGCTGCCCGACTCGCAATGCCTCGAACTGCCCGCCGTCCCCATGGACGAACTGCTCGGCCGTCTCCAGTCCTCCCGCGCCCAGCGCGTCAGGGCCAAGATCCGCAAGATCGACTCGGCGGGCATCGAGGAACGCGAGGTGCCGGGCGACGAGATCCCGACCGCCGTCGAACGGCTCCTCCATCTCCACCGGCTCCAGTGGGAGGGACGCGGCGTCACCCAGGAACACCTCAGCGCCCGTTTCGCCCAGCATCTGACCCGCTCGGTGCGGGCCATGGTCGAGTGCGGCGACGCGCGGATCACCGAGTTCCTGCTCGGGGGCGAGGTGGTCGCCGCCGACCTCACCTTGATGTCACCGCGGCTCGCGGGCGGTTATCTGTACGGCGCCGACCCGATGCTGCGCGAGCGGAAGGTCGACGTCGCCACGATGCTGCTGCGCGACAGCGCCCGGCGGATCAGCGCCGACGGCCGCTCCACGCTGAGCATGCTGCGCGGCAACGAGCCGTACAAGCACCACTGGCGCCCGGAGACCGTCTGCAACCAGCGGCTGCTGATGGCGCGCCGCCTGGCGGCCCCCTCGCTGCGCATGGTCGCCGCCCACGCCGCCGCGCGCGGCCGGGCCGCCGTCCTGGTCAACGAGCGGCTGCCGGCGATGAAGGCGAGGCTGGGCCCCGTCTTCAAAGGAGCATCGTCCGCCCGCAGGGCGGGCCGGACGGGATCTTGA
- a CDS encoding carboxylate--amine ligase, producing MASFDTSVPAVLVRLDRNPFHHGTLGAVRSLGRAGITVHAVIESARSPVARSRYLHTGHPRPDNRVSDDGPRATAADEREELHGLLLRISERLGTPAVLVPLDDLSAISVARLRPRLTGRYLLPEQPSGLPERVADKAELAEICATLGLPHPRTAVPGDSAEAARAAWTLGLPVVAKWSRPWLLPQGSGLRSTVVVRSPREARELFGRGAEAGSRLLLQEMLPRGRDLDWFFHGYSGGDGTLLGATGRKERSWPVAAGLTAVGRWLPNPTVERLAGEVIAALGYRGIVDLDFRLDAATGAYHLLDFNPRPGAQFRLFTDPAGTDVVRALHLDLTGRPVPPLVPAHGRTFVVEHYAVLSALSSAGRRKRGHAKTRRIRPAGTEAAWFARDDPRPAYAMTAAWLLHAARGSVRRLRLRARPSAGLPGDARAPRSLLSGVRQRRRAPEPAADSTTPPVPR from the coding sequence GTGGCGAGCTTTGACACCAGCGTCCCCGCCGTGCTCGTGCGGCTCGACCGGAATCCCTTCCACCACGGGACCCTCGGCGCCGTCAGATCACTCGGCCGGGCGGGAATCACGGTCCACGCCGTGATCGAGTCGGCGCGCAGCCCCGTCGCCAGATCCCGGTATCTGCACACCGGCCATCCGCGTCCTGACAACCGGGTCTCGGACGACGGGCCGCGGGCCACGGCGGCCGACGAGAGGGAGGAACTGCACGGACTGCTGCTGCGGATCTCCGAGCGGCTCGGCACCCCCGCCGTCCTCGTCCCCCTCGACGATCTGAGCGCCATCTCCGTCGCCCGGCTGAGGCCCCGCCTGACCGGGCGCTATCTCCTGCCCGAGCAGCCGTCAGGCCTGCCCGAGCGGGTCGCCGACAAGGCGGAGCTGGCCGAGATCTGCGCCACCCTCGGGCTGCCGCATCCCCGTACGGCCGTCCCCGGTGACAGCGCGGAGGCCGCGCGGGCGGCCTGGACGCTGGGGCTGCCGGTGGTCGCGAAGTGGAGCCGTCCATGGCTGCTGCCCCAGGGCTCCGGGCTGCGCAGCACCGTCGTGGTGCGCTCACCGCGCGAGGCCAGGGAACTGTTCGGGCGCGGCGCGGAGGCGGGGAGCCGGCTGCTGCTCCAGGAGATGCTGCCGCGCGGGCGCGATCTGGACTGGTTCTTCCACGGCTACAGCGGCGGCGACGGCACGCTCCTGGGCGCGACCGGACGCAAGGAACGGTCGTGGCCGGTGGCCGCCGGGCTGACGGCGGTCGGCCGGTGGCTGCCCAACCCCACCGTGGAACGGCTGGCGGGCGAGGTGATCGCCGCGCTCGGCTACCGGGGCATCGTCGACCTCGACTTCCGGCTCGACGCCGCCACCGGCGCGTACCACCTGCTCGACTTCAACCCCAGGCCCGGCGCCCAGTTCCGGCTCTTCACCGACCCGGCGGGCACGGACGTCGTACGGGCGCTGCATCTGGACCTCACCGGGCGCCCCGTTCCCCCTCTGGTCCCGGCGCACGGGCGGACCTTCGTGGTCGAGCACTACGCGGTGCTGTCCGCCCTGTCCTCGGCCGGGCGCCGGAAGCGGGGACACGCGAAGACCCGGCGGATCCGGCCGGCCGGCACGGAGGCGGCGTGGTTCGCGCGGGACGACCCGCGTCCCGCGTACGCCATGACCGCTGCCTGGCTCCTGCACGCGGCGCGCGGCAGCGTACGCCGGCTCCGCCTCCGGGCCCGGCCGTCCGCCGGGCTGCCGGGGGACGCGCGGGCGCCGCGGTCGCTCCTGTCCGGCGTACGCCAGCGCCGGCGCGCCCCGGAGCCCGCCGCCGACAGCACCACCCCGCCCGTCCCGCGCTGA